A region of the Cannabis sativa cultivar Pink pepper isolate KNU-18-1 chromosome 3, ASM2916894v1, whole genome shotgun sequence genome:
GGTGGTTCTTGGCAAAGGTAGCGCATGTGATATTcccataaatataattaatattcgTATACTTCCCACTTGTAGTGTCCAATATCCTTGAACATTATTACTTGAAACATTACCACAAATggattaattttaaaagagaagaAACAAGTAAATGTCAAcatcaaaattttatttatgtggTCATCACTATGAACTTTATAGAAAACTTCCAACTCTAACCCAAATATAAAAACAATGTGGATCACATACATAAAAAGAACATGAAAATGGAAGAATTCCCAAGTCTGTTAAACAAACAAGTCAACAATTGTGCTCAATGAGCAGGGTGAGTAGTAGCGGTTGCTGTCTTCTTGAAATCAATTTTGTCAACCTTCACCTCTCCATCAATGAGTTCATAAACGTATACCACAACACGCAGACCGTCAATATCCATGAGAACGAAACTTGGGTTAACATCATAGGTGATGCTGCTGTAGGCTCCAGTTGCAGACCCTGGGTTTATAACAACACCACCCTCATGTTTGTAGGCAGTGAACTGATGAGTGTGACCAGTTACAAGGATATCCACATCCAACTGCCTCTGTAGCATTGCTAGTGAGTCTAGGTCACCCCATGGAACAACCTTTGGAAAAATAAAGCATACATGAATTTGTAGCAAATAGAAAGAgagaatcaaataattaaaataactctTTGTTAAATGAAAGGTAATGGTTACTATAATATCCAATGTCTGATCCAATCTATTTCTGAACTTTTCAGTTGTAGACGTGCCTAATGATacataagatagaatggccaTATCAAATGGCAAGAGGTTTTGCACGCTTAGAAATCCTTCTACTGGAATTTAAATCTGGGAGACGGATAAAGGACCTAATAGAAACATATATTTCCTCATTACTAATTTAGACCCACCCCCTTTTTTAATGCAACAATAGATAGAAGGAATACATAAGCATGTAAGCAATTTCTCAATCTACGTAAAATGACAGGGGAAGATACTTCAAGTTCAaggatttttttatatatatttactgtCTAAAGACCATTGATGAACCATTCTACCATTGTTCTCATAATTGACAGTCTTTCAATGGACTAGAATAATAGAATGCTGTGTTTTAAACAAACACTGGACCAAATAGGGAAATTGTTGTCTTatggaataaataaataaacatatgttCCTTCTAATGAAAAGAGCCTACAATTGTGGTAACAGTATTTAAATATAAGAAGAAATTTTTAATCGAAGATATTATCCTTGATCTTTCCCAATAGTGAACATCTTAATCTGACACAGATGAATGATATCACAGGAAAAGAACCACGAGACTTACAAATGCAAACCAAACAAACTAACAAATTACAAAGACACGTTAATTAGAACTTATCCAATAAACTTGAAAATATAGGACATGTATTAAAGGCAATATTGAATCATCTTTTCTGTTCAGGctcaataataatttttcttcaTGTTTATCAGAAAACCAAGATGCGTGGTGTTTGACTTTGAAGATAAGGATTAAAAATCCATTTAAGAATTGAAAAGGGAAGAGAACCAACCTGATGACCGTGACATAATCCTAGCTTAAATTGACCGATTGTTAATGTCTTGGTCTCTGGATATCGTGTCTCTTCATCATACTCACCTCGAGTAATATGCAAATCAGGACAAAGAGTCTTCAAGTAGTCATGAACCTCCTGAAAACAGCATCAGCAAACTCTTAGGTAGTGGCATTTTGATTTAGCCAGCCACGTAGTAATTCCAAATTGATTGTAGAAATACAAACAATGCAAGCACAATTTTAGCAAAAGTGCAAAACTACTATAAATGACACTACAAACATGGTGAAAATAGGAAGGGTACTGAGTTAATGGATATGAATAAACGTTTCCATTTGTAGTAAACGAGTTTATGAACTGAACATTTTTCAGGACAGGGTTATGTAAAGCCAAAATCAAGGTTGATCTAAAAACTAAACCCGGTCAACTACTTCTACTTGATCTAATTGAGTGGAAACCATCCTCATACTCATCAACAGAAAAGAGAAAGAATGATTGGAAAGGGAATggaatacaacctaaattataattttcctgCATTGACTTCATACACACGAATATATAATACTTCAAAAGAAAAACCACAAATGGGTAAATTAAAGCTAGCTCAAAATTGCTCCATTAACTAAACAAATTTATGATCAGAAAATATACTGGATCACATACTTTGATACAAAGATTTCCCGTGCAAATTATATGCTGGATCTTGCCAGGAACAAGCATGGACTTAAACTTTGCAGGCAGATCAGGTGCCCTGTGGGGTACGTGTAAATCCCCCAAAGCCAACACCAACACCATCCTCACTACTCAGCCCTCAAAACCAAAATCTCACTTCACAAATTCTGCCCAATAAACcgccaaaaaaatataatatatataaattatcgCAATTCAATCTTCCATGAAGGTATACTGATAATTTACAGATTAACATTTACAGAAATTGAAAATTAGGGCATATAAATTAAGACAAAGTTAATGAGAAGGAAAACCTGGATGATCGTAAAGGGTATACCAGAGAGAGGGAGAGCCGATGTTGCAGAAGCTGGCATGAACGAGGAACTTTTTTTTACTGCTTGTAAGTATGAGCTAGATGAACGAGGAAATGGGGCTTAACCAAAtaggcatttttttttttttttttttttcttttcctttttttttttttatttatttgctcttatttatttatttatttgagtcGGGGTTGGGTCCGGGTAGGGTGCTAGGTTCGCCACAAAGGCTAGGGCCGGGTTTGAgtgttatattatttgatataatataatatagattaaaatatttaaatgtgacaaattatatattaataggagattaatatatattatgtgttggaggttatattatatcatacatagtataataatacacataaaattgTAACATATGATAAGTTACAAATCTGAAAATAGATTGTAACTTAAGAATCACAAttgataaatatgtaattatgtgaGTTGTTACATATGGGAGTTATGGAATTAATGGGATAAGTTTCTAGCTGTTAGAAACTGTTACAATACtcaattatatcatttaaatgggTATTGGGACGTTGGGTAAAGATTTAACTCGGAGAGGAGTTACATTTTGAGTTCTCTGGAAacagttgtttttatgttgttttatggtTGTTTTCAAACATCTGGAACTAGATTTTTGAAAACGTCCAAATGTTTGAAAACGTTCCTAAAcgtatataaattaattgagCTTGTTTTCAGCTCTCTTGTCCAACGTTTTTATCTCATTAAACACCAATTAAAGTGTTGTTAACAGCCATGTGATGAAAggatttaattttcaaatgtgatcctcaaaacactataaatagatgTCTTGGTTTCACcttgaaaaaaaataagtttctaTCAAGagagcacattgctagaaacactataggcttgataaatccaaaaagctattttcattattttctttTCACTAAGTGCTTGTGGTAGGGGGAAATAAGTTTTTAGACAAAGATGTAAGACCTTGTTCAAGTTTTGTGATTCCCCTATTATACACTTGTGGTGTATGTGGTGTTGAGATTGCTCTCACatctcttatttatatatat
Encoded here:
- the LOC115710138 gene encoding vacuolar protein sorting-associated protein 29, which produces MVLVLALGDLHVPHRAPDLPAKFKSMLVPGKIQHIICTGNLCIKEVHDYLKTLCPDLHITRGEYDEETRYPETKTLTIGQFKLGLCHGHQVVPWGDLDSLAMLQRQLDVDILVTGHTHQFTAYKHEGGVVINPGSATGAYSSITYDVNPSFVLMDIDGLRVVVYVYELIDGEVKVDKIDFKKTATATTHPAH